The following coding sequences lie in one Drosophila sulfurigaster albostrigata strain 15112-1811.04 chromosome 2R, ASM2355843v2, whole genome shotgun sequence genomic window:
- the LOC133836391 gene encoding ras-related protein Rab-11A produces MGAREDEYDYLFKVVLIGDSGVGKSNLLSRFTRNEFNLESKSTIGVEFATRSIEVDGKTIKAQIWDTAGQERYRAITSAYYRGAVGALLVYDIAKHLTYENVERWLRELRDHADQNIVIMLVGNKSDLRHLRSVPTDEAKLFAERNGLSFIETSALDSTNVETAFQNILTEIYRIVSQKQIRDPPEGDVIRPSNVEPIDVKPTVTADVRKQCCQ; encoded by the exons ttgtgcTTATTGGTGATTCTGGCGTAGGCAAAAGTAATTTGCTGTCACGTTTTACGCgcaatgaattcaatttggaGTCCAAGTCGACAATTGGCGTTGAATTTGCAACACGCAGCATAGAG GTCGATGGCAAAACTATTAAGGCGCAAATTTGGGATACAGCTGGACAGGAGCGTTATCGGGCCATCACCTCTGCTTACTATCGTGGAGCGGTTGGAGCACTGCTTGTTTATGACATTGCCAAGCATTTGACGTATGAAAATGTGGAGCGATGGTTACGAGAGTTGCGCGATCACGCCGACCAGAATATTGTCATCATGTTAGTGGGCAACAAGTCCGATTTGAGGCATTTGCGTTCAGTGCCAACGGATGAGGCGAAATTGTTTGCTGAGCGCAATGGTTTAAGTTTCATAGAAACTTCGGCCCTCGACTCTACGAACGTTGAAACCGCATTCCAAAATATACTCACAG AGATCTATCGTATTGTGTCGCAGAAACAAATCAGAGATCCGCCGGAAGGCGATGTCATTCGTCCCTCGAATGTGGAGCCCATCGATGTAAAGCCGACTGTTACAGCTGATGTACGCAAACAGTGCTGTCAGTGA